One genomic segment of Myxococcales bacterium includes these proteins:
- a CDS encoding alpha/beta fold hydrolase — MTKLVRFASFAALATIACTDDPKAAPPAAAVDAGPPAPVIGAPVVWTPCQETFECGSVLVPLDHQNPSGKTLELRLLRAPAKKPAERAGTVVVNPGGPGISMVTDLPKQYLQLRVGFSRAIDRFDIVAFDWRGTGQSSPAKCVDDAFLDRMRATDLTLRGDGSAAAAEALRQEFVAGCTKNADAALLSSMHVENAARDLDVIRQALGEEKLNYLGFSYGTWLGAVYTALFPSRARAFAFDAPVLLPKDLNAQLARRGAGRDEGLDRFFGACEASASCPFHGGKPKAEIAAAFAAVGAKVRTPPGIAGAGRTLSPVDFEGTVADGLRTGNWTTFGATLAALEGGDATTALSAADLALGRSASGTYDGRFEGLLTVSCVDLPFDASTTVNSLRETLVASPSAGSALAPFPLCVSWPFQTPRPPPSLAGAAAAPPALIIAGRHDPITSFADGAAMVSALGNGSHLVIYEGEGHAAAIHSKCVRDLVTDFLLDPKAPAASTCAAE, encoded by the coding sequence ATGACCAAGCTCGTCCGCTTCGCCTCCTTTGCCGCCCTCGCAACCATCGCCTGCACCGACGACCCCAAGGCAGCTCCGCCCGCCGCCGCCGTCGACGCAGGCCCTCCCGCCCCCGTCATCGGCGCGCCCGTCGTTTGGACGCCTTGCCAAGAGACGTTCGAATGCGGCTCCGTGCTGGTGCCGCTCGACCACCAAAACCCCTCCGGCAAGACGCTGGAGCTTCGCTTGCTGCGCGCCCCAGCGAAGAAGCCCGCGGAGCGGGCCGGCACCGTGGTCGTCAACCCTGGCGGTCCTGGCATTTCGATGGTCACGGACCTGCCAAAACAGTACCTGCAGCTCCGCGTAGGATTTTCCCGGGCCATCGATCGCTTCGACATCGTGGCCTTCGATTGGCGAGGCACGGGCCAGAGTTCACCGGCAAAGTGCGTCGACGACGCGTTCCTCGACCGCATGCGAGCGACCGATCTAACGCTCCGAGGCGATGGATCCGCGGCCGCGGCCGAGGCGCTGCGTCAGGAATTTGTTGCAGGGTGCACCAAAAACGCGGACGCCGCGCTCCTCTCGAGCATGCACGTCGAAAACGCGGCGCGGGACCTCGACGTCATTCGGCAAGCGCTCGGCGAAGAGAAGCTCAACTATCTGGGATTTTCCTACGGCACCTGGCTCGGCGCCGTCTACACGGCGCTCTTCCCTTCGCGCGCGCGGGCCTTCGCCTTTGATGCGCCGGTGCTTTTGCCAAAGGACTTGAACGCGCAGCTCGCGCGGCGCGGCGCCGGCCGTGACGAGGGGCTCGATCGATTCTTCGGCGCCTGCGAAGCGAGCGCGTCCTGCCCGTTTCATGGCGGGAAGCCCAAGGCCGAGATCGCCGCAGCCTTTGCAGCGGTCGGCGCCAAGGTTCGAACGCCGCCGGGAATCGCGGGCGCGGGCCGCACGCTGTCGCCGGTCGACTTCGAAGGCACCGTCGCCGATGGCCTGCGCACCGGCAACTGGACCACCTTTGGCGCGACGCTCGCGGCCCTCGAGGGCGGCGACGCGACGACGGCGCTCTCGGCCGCCGACCTCGCGCTGGGCCGCTCCGCCAGCGGCACCTACGATGGTCGCTTCGAAGGACTCCTGACGGTGAGCTGCGTCGACCTGCCCTTCGACGCCAGCACCACCGTCAATTCGCTTCGCGAGACCCTGGTCGCGTCGCCTTCGGCTGGAAGCGCGCTCGCGCCATTTCCGCTCTGCGTTTCGTGGCCCTTCCAGACGCCCCGACCGCCGCCGTCGTTGGCCGGCGCAGCCGCCGCGCCGCCGGCGCTGATCATCGCGGGGCGCCACGATCCCATCACGAGCTTCGCCGACGGCGCCGCCATGGTGAGCGCCCTCGGGAACGGCTCACACCTCGTCATCTACGAGGGCGAGGGGCACGCGGCGGCGATCCATAGCAAGTGCGTCCGCGATCTCGTGACCGACTTCTTGCTCGATCCAAAAGCGCCGGCCGCGTCGACGTGCGCGGCCGAGTAG
- a CDS encoding response regulator transcription factor codes for MRQPVLVVEDDPFVRRGLVRQISEAPAFEVAGEAGDVKGGRELIASGKAKLGIFDLGLPDGNGTELIALATASGMSVLVLTVWDDDESVFQALSAGASGYLLKSDAAAGRVAEALAVLRDGGAPISPTIARRLIDEFRQKAPRAELKATPELATLTEREREIMELFAKGATYDEVGNMLSMSINTVRHHVRSLYRKLHVCSKAEAVTAAYRRD; via the coding sequence GTGCGCCAGCCCGTCCTCGTCGTGGAAGACGACCCCTTCGTGCGAAGGGGCCTCGTGCGACAGATCTCGGAGGCCCCCGCCTTCGAGGTGGCCGGAGAGGCCGGCGACGTGAAGGGCGGACGCGAACTCATCGCCTCGGGCAAGGCGAAGCTCGGCATCTTCGACCTTGGCCTCCCCGACGGGAACGGAACCGAGCTCATCGCTCTCGCGACGGCCAGCGGCATGAGCGTGCTCGTCCTCACCGTTTGGGACGACGACGAGAGCGTCTTCCAAGCGCTGAGCGCTGGCGCCAGCGGCTACCTCCTCAAGAGCGACGCCGCCGCGGGCCGCGTGGCCGAGGCGTTGGCGGTTCTGCGAGACGGCGGCGCGCCCATCTCACCGACCATCGCGCGGCGCCTCATCGACGAGTTTCGGCAGAAGGCGCCGCGGGCCGAGCTCAAGGCCACGCCGGAGCTCGCAACGCTGACCGAACGGGAGCGCGAGATCATGGAGCTGTTCGCCAAGGGAGCCACCTACGACGAGGTGGGCAACATGCTCTCGATGAGCATCAACACGGTGCGCCATCACGTTCGAAGCCTCTACCGAAAGCTCCACGTTTGCTCCAAGGCCGAGGCCGTCACGGCCGCTTACCGTCGCGACTGA